In the genome of Vibrio sp. NTOU-M3, one region contains:
- a CDS encoding discoidin domain-containing protein translates to MKNFLGHGISITMASILLVSAPTKAYAYAFVVDDTQATLSGRWKESTFHPNFYGSGYLAAEIDDDLRKVTWVPDLPAPGEYEIYYYLPEGKYNRSSAAKYTIKSNEGTKDVYVDQRDKISKWRSLGRYNCEKGNSCPVVLTNESNDGKFINADAVKYVARFNYKPLENVAYKKSATASSSFSHYQPEKSVDGEISDDSRWISNGGSSWLEIDFGKQRTVQCAHVYNGWQAFEVGIENFELQSWNGSNWSKIPGGSISGNTNNSVKVVFDYPVDAQKIRLTSTDSDKIKIKELKVFNINGYESCPDIPVDPASIFTDILINQSGYNLDEIKRFTAPTLPNGSEFKITKSRSEDVLYKGVINNHIGDFTDFNPIDIGEYQISAGGMISDSFGIGPFWYQRVSYDPMLQFIADARCYVGTNNSCIRGVALRDSHAFSFEMSSLIAQYFSNPSYHENRSHKVNYELGVGPLSPPDIDAPDVVKLIHFTVDRMMKEHVEQGFMKGQLAQFLYAYPYLSKWISKSDYQLVLDYLVPRWDKDNDLDSSSGEATYNMLGNQNMLAVVTKIGGFKGNLPPGYAIMPNLMMYEVAKREGFKDAEKYFDAAYAQTEWLIDNVEWNGRNTKGQRMNERVTMAGLHFFMKMYSDRAPVGLKGKIQSWADKAIGLSDNMWDFRKYDENQWVIPEDYNEPGNVAGLPVALNSAIEFVEDDDKAHRLRELSLSHLDSVFGRNPTGRHFSYTAVKDFEGVERGYFSEYATGLGHLMGTVGKLDGAIKEGHFPYEPKVGQIGRVEAWVAFNTAWNAGLAYNDYAASKVSAYTNGSFIDLNVIAPINMDYAVVETGFAYVKSSNGDVEKVKITESLPNAMNFKGSIRYSYDSPKKNDGILQVSSGDTVEVSYGYDFLKNKVDLMF, encoded by the coding sequence ATGAAAAACTTTTTAGGTCATGGTATTTCTATAACTATGGCTTCTATATTATTAGTGTCAGCACCAACAAAAGCATATGCGTATGCTTTTGTTGTTGATGATACACAAGCAACCTTAAGTGGCCGTTGGAAAGAGTCAACGTTTCATCCTAATTTTTATGGCTCTGGTTATTTGGCGGCAGAGATTGATGATGACTTACGCAAAGTTACTTGGGTTCCTGATTTACCAGCTCCTGGTGAGTATGAAATCTATTACTACCTTCCGGAAGGAAAGTACAACCGATCTTCAGCAGCAAAGTATACAATTAAGTCTAATGAAGGAACTAAAGACGTATATGTTGATCAAAGAGATAAGATTAGTAAATGGAGAAGTTTAGGTCGATACAATTGTGAAAAAGGAAACTCTTGTCCTGTAGTACTAACGAATGAATCAAATGATGGTAAATTTATAAATGCTGATGCAGTTAAATATGTCGCTAGGTTTAACTATAAGCCGTTAGAAAATGTAGCCTATAAAAAAAGTGCCACTGCAAGCTCTAGCTTTTCTCATTATCAACCGGAAAAATCGGTGGACGGAGAAATAAGTGATGATTCTCGGTGGATTAGTAATGGAGGAAGCTCTTGGTTAGAAATTGATTTTGGTAAACAAAGGACAGTCCAATGTGCTCATGTATATAATGGGTGGCAAGCATTTGAAGTAGGCATTGAAAACTTTGAACTACAATCATGGAATGGATCTAACTGGAGTAAAATACCAGGAGGAAGTATTTCAGGTAATACTAATAACAGTGTTAAAGTAGTTTTTGATTACCCTGTAGATGCTCAAAAAATACGCTTGACTTCAACGGATAGTGATAAGATAAAAATTAAAGAGCTGAAAGTATTTAATATTAATGGATATGAATCTTGTCCTGATATACCTGTCGATCCTGCTAGTATTTTTACAGATATATTGATTAATCAAAGTGGTTATAACCTAGATGAAATAAAACGTTTTACTGCACCTACATTACCTAATGGAAGTGAGTTTAAAATAACAAAATCACGTAGTGAAGATGTTTTATATAAAGGTGTTATTAATAATCATATAGGTGACTTTACAGACTTTAATCCTATAGATATTGGTGAATATCAAATATCTGCAGGAGGGATGATTTCAGATTCATTTGGAATTGGCCCATTTTGGTATCAAAGAGTGTCATATGATCCAATGTTGCAATTTATAGCAGATGCAAGATGCTATGTAGGTACAAATAACTCTTGCATTCGCGGTGTTGCTTTACGAGACAGCCACGCTTTCAGTTTTGAAATGTCATCGCTTATTGCCCAGTATTTTTCTAATCCATCCTATCATGAAAATAGATCTCACAAAGTTAACTATGAATTAGGGGTTGGGCCGTTAAGTCCACCAGATATTGATGCTCCTGATGTGGTTAAATTAATACACTTTACTGTTGACCGGATGATGAAAGAACACGTAGAGCAAGGTTTTATGAAAGGACAACTTGCACAGTTTCTTTATGCTTATCCTTATTTATCTAAATGGATATCTAAATCTGACTATCAATTAGTATTGGACTATTTGGTACCTCGCTGGGATAAAGATAATGATTTAGACAGTAGCTCTGGAGAAGCAACATATAACATGCTTGGAAACCAGAATATGCTTGCTGTAGTAACTAAAATTGGTGGATTTAAAGGAAATCTTCCTCCTGGTTACGCCATTATGCCGAATTTGATGATGTATGAGGTAGCCAAGCGAGAAGGATTTAAAGATGCAGAGAAGTATTTTGACGCCGCTTATGCACAAACAGAATGGTTGATTGATAATGTTGAGTGGAATGGAAGAAATACAAAAGGTCAGCGGATGAATGAACGCGTGACAATGGCTGGACTTCACTTTTTCATGAAGATGTATTCAGATAGAGCTCCTGTGGGATTGAAAGGGAAAATTCAATCTTGGGCTGATAAAGCTATTGGTTTGTCTGACAATATGTGGGATTTTCGTAAGTATGATGAAAATCAATGGGTAATACCTGAAGATTATAACGAGCCTGGAAATGTTGCAGGTTTACCTGTGGCATTGAATTCTGCTATTGAATTTGTTGAAGATGACGATAAGGCTCATCGTTTACGAGAGTTGAGTTTGTCACATCTAGATTCTGTCTTTGGTCGAAATCCTACAGGTCGACATTTTAGTTATACTGCCGTTAAAGATTTTGAAGGTGTTGAACGTGGCTACTTTAGTGAATATGCAACAGGTCTTGGTCATTTAATGGGGACGGTTGGAAAACTTGATGGTGCAATTAAAGAAGGACATTTTCCATACGAACCGAAAGTAGGGCAGATAGGCAGAGTCGAAGCTTGGGTTGCTTTTAATACTGCATGGAATGCAGGTTTAGCTTATAACGATTATGCCGCATCCAAGGTAAGTGCATATACTAATGGTTCATTCATAGATCTGAATGTTATAGCACCAATTAATATGGATTATGCAGTTGTTGAAACAGGGTTTGCGTATGTTAAGTCTTCTAATGGAGATGTAGAAAAAGTAAAAATTACTGAGTCTTTACCTAATGCGATGAATTTTAAGGGAAGTATCAGATATTCATATGACTCTCCAAAAAAGAATGATGGAATTTTGCAAGTATCTTCTGGAGATACTGTTGAAGTTTCATATGGCTATGATTTTCTAAAAAATAAAGTTGATCTAATGTTTTAG
- a CDS encoding DUF411 domain-containing protein gives MSKKLRLIALSSLILSFNVFAKPVIELYKSPTCGCCKEWAAIMEKKGYEVNVNHARDWSSVKQEFGMPSQLMSCHTAVIDGYMIEGHVPESDIKRLLEERPENISGIAAPGMPQHSPGMARPGQEYKGFNVVSFDKTGQMKLYNKY, from the coding sequence ATGAGTAAAAAATTGAGACTTATTGCACTTTCATCTTTGATTTTGAGCTTTAACGTCTTTGCTAAGCCTGTTATTGAGCTTTATAAATCGCCTACGTGTGGTTGCTGTAAGGAATGGGCAGCAATTATGGAGAAGAAAGGTTACGAAGTGAATGTTAACCATGCTCGCGACTGGAGTTCTGTCAAACAAGAGTTTGGAATGCCTAGTCAACTGATGTCATGCCATACAGCTGTCATTGATGGCTATATGATAGAAGGGCATGTTCCTGAGTCTGATATCAAGCGTTTGCTTGAGGAAAGGCCTGAAAATATTTCAGGAATCGCCGCTCCCGGTATGCCGCAGCATTCGCCGGGAATGGCACGACCAGGGCAGGAGTACAAAGGCTTTAACGTGGTGTCTTTTGATAAGACAGGGCAGATGAAACTTTATAATAAGTACTAA